A genomic region of Pristiophorus japonicus isolate sPriJap1 chromosome 20, sPriJap1.hap1, whole genome shotgun sequence contains the following coding sequences:
- the LOC139232610 gene encoding zinc finger protein 623-like produces MLTHQQVHTGEKPFRCSVCGKRFTQSSNLLAHSKQVHMKERPFTCSECGKGFTRSSELLRHQRIHIEERPFTCSMCGKGFAVSSNLLAHNKQVHTKERPFSCSMCGKGFAVSSDLLRHQQIHTGERPFTCSVCGKGYARLAVFQKHWRLHNGERPFSCSFCGKKFTQLSSLLAHNKRVHTKERLFTCSECGKGFTRSSDFLRHQRIHTGERPFPCSMCGKRFAVSSNLLAHNKQVHTKERPFPCSVCGKGFAVSSDLLRHQQIHTRERPFTCSVCGKGFTQSSDYLKHQRVHN; encoded by the coding sequence ATGTTGACacatcagcaagttcacactggggagaagccattcaggtgctctgtctgtgggaagagattcactcagtcatccaacctgctggcacacagcAAGCAAGTTCACAtgaaggagagaccgttcacctgctctgagtgtgggaagggattcactcggtcatccgagctcctgagacaccagcgaattcacattgaggagaggccgttcacttgctccatgtgtgggaagggattcgctgtgtcatccaacctgctggcacacaacaagcaagTTCACACGAAGGAGAGGCCGTTctcttgctccatgtgtgggaagggattcgctgtgtcatccgacctcttgagacaccagcaaattcacactggggagaggccgttcacctgttccgtcTGTGGGAAGGGATATGCTCGGTTAGCCGTTTTCCAGAAACACTGGCGACTTCAcaatggagagaggccgttcagctgctctttctgtgggaagaaattcactcagttatccagcctgctggcacacaacaagcGAGTTCACACGAAGGAAAgattgttcacctgctctgagtgtgggaaaggattcactcggtcatctgatttcctgagacaccagcgaattcacactggggagaggccgttcccttgctccatgtgtgggaagagattcgctgTGTCATCCAACCTACTGGCACACAACAAGCAAGTTCACACGAAAGAGAGACCGTTCCCTtgctccgtgtgtggaaagggattcgctgtgtcatccgacctcttgagacaccagcaaattcacaccagggagaggccattcacctgctctgtgtgtgggaagggattcactcagtcatccgactacctgaaacaccagcgagttcacaattga